One genomic segment of Hordeum vulgare subsp. vulgare chromosome 2H, MorexV3_pseudomolecules_assembly, whole genome shotgun sequence includes these proteins:
- the LOC123429216 gene encoding UDP-glycosyltransferase 79-like yields MESANTSSGHEHVLLVPLPAQGHMNPMIQLGRRLAYHGMRPTLVATRYVLSTGPPPGDPFRVAAFSDGFDDGGMASCPDPVEYCRRAEAVGSETLALVIAAEVRAGRTPSVMVYDPHMAWAPRVAKAAGVPTAAFMSQSCAVDLIYGEAWAGRAPLPMADGSALRRSGAVSVDLGAEDLSPFLVSPELYPKYLDVSIRQFEGLEDAGDVLVNSFRDLEPQEAEYMESRWRAKTVGPTLPSFFLDDDRLPSNKAYGVSFFSSDAPCMAWLDKQPPCSVVLASYGTVYSLDAGELDELGNGLCDSGKPFLWVVRSSEAHKISKQLLHGRCKENGLVVPWCPQLEVLAHKAIGCFLTHCGWNSTTEALVAGVPMVAMPRSADQPTTAKYVESAWGIGVRMQTDEKGVMTREEVERCIRKVMDGEGKVEYRKNATKWMRMAKEAMQEGGSSDKNIAEFAAKYLSR; encoded by the exons ATGGAGAGCGCCAACACCTCCTCCGGCCATGAACACGTCCTGCTTGTGCCGCTGCCGGCGCAGGGCCACATGAACCCGATGATCCAGCTCGGCCGGCGCCTCGCGTACCACGGCATGCGCCCCACGCTCGTCGCCACGCGCTACGTGCTCTCCACGGGCCCGCCCCCCGGCGACCCCTTCCGCGTGGCCGCCTTCTCCGACGGCTTCGACGACGGCGGCATGGCCTCATGCCCGGACCCCGTCGAGTACTGCCGCAGGGCCGAGGCCGTGGGGTCCGAGACGCTGGCGCTGGTCATCGCGGCGGAGGTGCGCGCCGGGAGGACGCCGTCCGTGATGGTCTACGACCCGCACATGGCGTGGGCGCCGCGGGTGGCGAAGGCCGCGGGCGTGCCGACCGCCGCGTTCATGTCGCAGTCGTGCGCCGTGGACCTGATCTACGGGGAGGCGTGGGCGGGGCGCGCGCCGTTGCCCATGGCCGACGGGAGCGCGCTTCGCCGCAGTGGTGCGGTGAGCGTGGACCTTGGGGCGGAAGACCTGTCGCCGTTCCTCGTGTCGCCGGAGCTCTACCCCAAATACCTCGACGTGTCGATCCGGCAGTTCGAGGGCCTAGAGGACGCCGGCGACGTGCTCGTCAACTCCTTCCGCGACCTCGAGCCGCAGGAGGCCGAATACATGGAGTCCAGATGGCGCGCCAAGACGGTCGGCCCCACGCTGCCGTCCTTCTTCCTCGACGACGACCGCCTGCCGTCGAACAAGGCCTACGGCGTCAGCTTCTTCAGCAGCGACGCGCCCTGCATGGCATGGCTAGATAAGCAGCCCCCTTGCTCAGTCGTCCTCGCGTCCTACGGGACGGTCTACAGCCTCGACGCCGGCGAGCTTGACGAGCTTGGAAATGGGCTTTGCGATTCCGGCAAACCATTCCTCTGGGTGGTGAGGTCCAGCGAGGCACACAAGATATCTAAACAACTCCTCCATGGCAGATGCAAGGAGAACGGATTGGTTGTGCCTTGGTGTCCCCAGCTCGAGGTTCTCGCGCATAAGGCCATAG GTTGTTTCTTGACTCATTGTGGGTGGAACTCAACGACGGAAGCACTTGTTGCCGGCGTGCCAATGGTGGCGATGCCACGGTCGGCCGACCAGCCAACCACGGCAAAGTACGTGGAGAGCGCATGGGGGATCGGCGTACGGATGCAGACAGATGAGAAAGGCGTGATGAcgagggaggaggtggagaggtgcATCAGGAAGGTGATGGATGGGGAGGGAAAGGTTGAATACCGCAAAAATGCGACAAAATGGATGAGGATGGCCAAGGAGGCTATGCAGGAAGGCGGGAGTTCTGACAAGAATATTGCTGAATTTGCAGCGAAGTATTTATCAAGATGA
- the LOC123429217 gene encoding putative FBD-associated F-box protein At5g56700 isoform X2, whose product MASAEQATAADPHNMEEAAEIILSYIYDNLPDFPLYNGARLAALPAARRADHISRLPGDILRNIVARLPVKEAARTAALSSRWRALWRSTPLVLVDIHLLPKARAFRPTPADSPAVTSAVSRILEAHPGPFSCVHLICSRMKAYKPQLARWLQLLAAKGVQDLVVVNRPLPLDVPLPASLFTIATLTRLYVGIWKLPGTAALRGASFPHLRELGLYFVQMEHGVVDSLVARSPVLEVLNIMGCINGGLRLRVVSKTLRLRIGDAPSLHTLGYLEPGQVLELQGTVIMPGIRPSQSAMLTGVKILSLDVCFGVRNDVKMVPTFLKCFPNAERLHIVSKKCDEPTGEPLTVKFWEESGPIENVVSRINVLTFREFKGDRGEAGFVEYVFQSARALEVAAIFMANPSFTRFSTDEALVRVQYSARNLTSTSCKKCVIWSSRPEGGDPWSLRVGADFSLEDPFMVIEEDN is encoded by the exons ATGGCATCCGCAGAGCAGGCGACGGCGGCCGACCCGCACAACATGGAGGAAGCCGCGGAGATCATTCTGTCCTACATCTACGACAACCTCCCCGACTTCCCCCTCTACAACGGCGCGCGCCTCGCCGCCCTCCCCGCCGCTCGCCGCGCCGACCACATCAGCCGTCTCCCCGGCGACATCCTGCGCAACATCGTCGCCCGCCTCCCCGTCAAGGAGGCCGCGCGCACCGCCGCGCTCTCCTCCCGCTGGCGCGCGCTCTGGCGCTCCACGCCCCTCGTCCTCGTCGACATCCACCTCCTCCCCAAAGCCCGAGCCTTTCGTCCCACGCCGGCCGACTCGCCGGCCGTGACCTCCGCCGTCTCCCGCATCCTCGAGGCTCATCCCGGCCCCTTCAGCTGCGTCCACCTCATCTGCAGCCGCATGAAAGCCTACAAGCCCCAGCTCGCGCGCTGGCTCCAGCTCCTCGCCGCCAAGGGCGTCCAGGATCTCGTCGTCGTCAACCGCCCGTTGCCGCTCGACGTGCCCCTCCCCGCCTCGCTCTTCACAATCGCCACCCTCACCCGCCTCTACGTTGGCATCTGGAAGCTGCCGGGCACGGCCGCACTGCGTGGCGCCTCATTTCCCCACCTCCGCGAGCTCGGCCTCTATTTCGTCCAAATGGAGCACGGCGTCGTCGACTCCCTCGTCGCCAGGAGCCCCGTCCTGGAGGTCCTCAACATCATGGGATGCATCAATGGCGGGTTGCGTCTACGTGTCGTCAGCAAGACGCTCCG GCTCAGGATTGGAGATGCCCCCAGCCTGCACACGCTTGGATACTTAGAGCCAGGGCAGGTCCTGGAGCTCCAAGGCACCGTCATCATG CCCGGGATAAGGCCGAGCCAAAGTGCCATGCTCACGGGCGTGAAGATTCTGAGTTTGGATGTCTGTTTCGGGGTTCGCAATGATGTCAAGATGGTGCCCACTTTCCTCAAATGCTTTCCCAACGCCGAGAGACTGCATATTGTG AGTAAAAAATGTGATGAACCCACTGGTGAGCCCCTCACCGTCAAGTTCTGGGAGGAGTCTGGTCCCATTGAGAACGTCGTCTCGCGCATCAACGTGTTGACTTTCCGTGAGTTCAAAGGGGACCGAGGCGAGGCTGGCTTCGTGGAGTACGTCTTTCAGAGTGCGCGGGCGCTGGAGGTGGCAGCTATTTTCATGGCCAATCCAAGCTTCACGCGGTTCTCGACAGACGAGGCACTTGTCCGGGTGCAATACAGCGCTAGGAACCTGACGAGCACATCCTGCAAAAAGTGCGTCATCTGGAGTAGCCGTCCTGAAGGCGGTGATCCTTGGAGCCTCAGAGTCGGGGCAGATTTCTCCTTGGAGGACCCGTTTATGGTGATAGAGGAGGACAACTGA
- the LOC123429217 gene encoding putative FBD-associated F-box protein At5g56700 isoform X1, which produces MASAEQATAADPHNMEEAAEIILSYIYDNLPDFPLYNGARLAALPAARRADHISRLPGDILRNIVARLPVKEAARTAALSSRWRALWRSTPLVLVDIHLLPKARAFRPTPADSPAVTSAVSRILEAHPGPFSCVHLICSRMKAYKPQLARWLQLLAAKGVQDLVVVNRPLPLDVPLPASLFTIATLTRLYVGIWKLPGTAALRGASFPHLRELGLYFVQMEHGVVDSLVARSPVLEVLNIMGCINGGLRLRVVSKTLRCVQICGSVLEDIAVVKAPCLERLILSSPIKPDRGLCTRLRIGDAPSLHTLGYLEPGQVLELQGTVIMPGIRPSQSAMLTGVKILSLDVCFGVRNDVKMVPTFLKCFPNAERLHIVSKKCDEPTGEPLTVKFWEESGPIENVVSRINVLTFREFKGDRGEAGFVEYVFQSARALEVAAIFMANPSFTRFSTDEALVRVQYSARNLTSTSCKKCVIWSSRPEGGDPWSLRVGADFSLEDPFMVIEEDN; this is translated from the exons ATGGCATCCGCAGAGCAGGCGACGGCGGCCGACCCGCACAACATGGAGGAAGCCGCGGAGATCATTCTGTCCTACATCTACGACAACCTCCCCGACTTCCCCCTCTACAACGGCGCGCGCCTCGCCGCCCTCCCCGCCGCTCGCCGCGCCGACCACATCAGCCGTCTCCCCGGCGACATCCTGCGCAACATCGTCGCCCGCCTCCCCGTCAAGGAGGCCGCGCGCACCGCCGCGCTCTCCTCCCGCTGGCGCGCGCTCTGGCGCTCCACGCCCCTCGTCCTCGTCGACATCCACCTCCTCCCCAAAGCCCGAGCCTTTCGTCCCACGCCGGCCGACTCGCCGGCCGTGACCTCCGCCGTCTCCCGCATCCTCGAGGCTCATCCCGGCCCCTTCAGCTGCGTCCACCTCATCTGCAGCCGCATGAAAGCCTACAAGCCCCAGCTCGCGCGCTGGCTCCAGCTCCTCGCCGCCAAGGGCGTCCAGGATCTCGTCGTCGTCAACCGCCCGTTGCCGCTCGACGTGCCCCTCCCCGCCTCGCTCTTCACAATCGCCACCCTCACCCGCCTCTACGTTGGCATCTGGAAGCTGCCGGGCACGGCCGCACTGCGTGGCGCCTCATTTCCCCACCTCCGCGAGCTCGGCCTCTATTTCGTCCAAATGGAGCACGGCGTCGTCGACTCCCTCGTCGCCAGGAGCCCCGTCCTGGAGGTCCTCAACATCATGGGATGCATCAATGGCGGGTTGCGTCTACGTGTCGTCAGCAAGACGCTCCGGTGCGTGCAAATCTGCGGCTCTGTTCTGGAGGACATCGCCGTGGTGAAGGCTCCATGCCTCGAGCGGCTCATCCTGTCATCACCTATTAAACCCGATCGTGGCTTGTGCACCAGGCTCAGGATTGGAGATGCCCCCAGCCTGCACACGCTTGGATACTTAGAGCCAGGGCAGGTCCTGGAGCTCCAAGGCACCGTCATCATG CCCGGGATAAGGCCGAGCCAAAGTGCCATGCTCACGGGCGTGAAGATTCTGAGTTTGGATGTCTGTTTCGGGGTTCGCAATGATGTCAAGATGGTGCCCACTTTCCTCAAATGCTTTCCCAACGCCGAGAGACTGCATATTGTG AGTAAAAAATGTGATGAACCCACTGGTGAGCCCCTCACCGTCAAGTTCTGGGAGGAGTCTGGTCCCATTGAGAACGTCGTCTCGCGCATCAACGTGTTGACTTTCCGTGAGTTCAAAGGGGACCGAGGCGAGGCTGGCTTCGTGGAGTACGTCTTTCAGAGTGCGCGGGCGCTGGAGGTGGCAGCTATTTTCATGGCCAATCCAAGCTTCACGCGGTTCTCGACAGACGAGGCACTTGTCCGGGTGCAATACAGCGCTAGGAACCTGACGAGCACATCCTGCAAAAAGTGCGTCATCTGGAGTAGCCGTCCTGAAGGCGGTGATCCTTGGAGCCTCAGAGTCGGGGCAGATTTCTCCTTGGAGGACCCGTTTATGGTGATAGAGGAGGACAACTGA